The Candidatus Zixiibacteriota bacterium genome window below encodes:
- the nuoH gene encoding NADH-quinone oxidoreductase subunit NuoH: MELYGIFTWMYGLLADTGLPEPWLTVVVYAGLGAVMFGVLSVLALFLVWWERKIAGHIQQRFGPMRTGWHGWYQTIMDAVKLLQKEDIRVATRDRAVFFWAPVLCFVAAYLAYVVIPFGENLWVADLNVGILYIIAVTTFTVISLLMAGWGSNNKYALLGGMRSAAQVVSYEVPMAVSIMTIVLFAGSLSMVDIANAQQGNGIFNWFIFKPPFGIIAFLTYITAATAEANRTPFDIPEAEQELVAGYNVEYSGMKFAMFFLAEFVNLFTVSAIATTLFFGAWHGPLLPSWIWFLLKTFAVVLLLMLFRWTFPRLRVDQLMEFAWKFLVPLTFANLILAGWMKYAGWHW; this comes from the coding sequence GTGGAACTCTACGGCATTTTCACCTGGATGTACGGACTTCTGGCCGATACGGGCCTGCCCGAACCCTGGCTGACAGTCGTGGTATACGCCGGGCTCGGCGCCGTCATGTTCGGCGTCCTGTCGGTCCTGGCCCTGTTTCTGGTGTGGTGGGAGCGCAAAATCGCCGGCCATATCCAGCAGCGCTTCGGTCCGATGCGCACCGGCTGGCACGGCTGGTACCAGACTATTATGGATGCCGTCAAGCTGCTGCAGAAGGAAGACATCCGCGTCGCCACCCGCGATCGGGCGGTCTTCTTCTGGGCGCCTGTCCTCTGCTTTGTGGCCGCGTACCTTGCCTATGTCGTCATCCCGTTTGGCGAGAACCTCTGGGTAGCCGACCTCAATGTCGGCATCCTGTATATCATCGCCGTGACCACCTTCACGGTTATCTCGCTGCTGATGGCCGGGTGGGGATCCAATAACAAGTATGCCCTGCTGGGCGGCATGCGCTCCGCGGCTCAGGTCGTCAGTTACGAGGTTCCGATGGCGGTGTCGATCATGACGATCGTGCTGTTCGCCGGGTCGCTCTCGATGGTGGACATTGCCAACGCGCAACAGGGGAATGGCATTTTCAACTGGTTCATCTTTAAACCGCCGTTCGGGATCATCGCGTTTCTGACCTATATCACGGCGGCTACCGCCGAAGCAAACCGCACGCCGTTCGATATCCCCGAGGCGGAGCAGGAACTGGTCGCCGGTTACAACGTCGAATACTCCGGGATGAAGTTCGCGATGTTTTTCCTCGCGGAGTTTGTGAACCTGTTCACCGTGTCGGCGATTGCGACCACGCTCTTTTTCGGCGCCTGGCACGGACCGCTGTTGCCGTCCTGGATCTGGTTCCTGCTGAAGACGTTCGCGGTGGTGCTGTTGCTGATGCTGTTTCGCTGGACCTTCCCGCGTCTGCGGGTCGACCAGTTGATGGAATTCGCATGGAAGTTTCTCGTGCCGCTCACGTTCGCCAACCTGATTCTGGCCGGTTGGATGAAATACGCCGGGTGGCACTGGTAA